Proteins co-encoded in one Gouania willdenowi chromosome 1, fGouWil2.1, whole genome shotgun sequence genomic window:
- the tma16 gene encoding translation machinery-associated protein 16: MPKANRTKDKDKAVHPYSRKAAYMNREEVRLKKKDRQKTEKASRLYNTGEKLLWFQSQLESTKTSFTKEDACVIIERYLHRFDSELEQIELVNGIKGRQGRLHSSREDVIKQTIERERAQFEGVGFEIPDIINAKHLKTFREWTGDLKKLPNIKLRKFSNKGVITQNDKEEEEEEDCGDDDNEEDVVEHEEDLNDELLEDSN, translated from the exons ATG CCTAAGGCCAACAGGACCAAGGACAAGGACAAAGCGGTCCATCCGTACAGCAGGAAGGCGGCCTACATGAACCGAGAGGAGGTCCGTCTGAAGAAGAAGGACCG GCAGAAGACTGAAAAAGCATCCCGTTTATATAACACTG GTGAGAAGCTGTTGTGGTTTCAGAGTCAGCTTGAGTCAACAAAGACGAGCTTCACTAAAGAGGACGCCTGTGTCATCATTGAAAG gtaccTGCACAGGTTTGATTCAGAGCTGGAGCAGATTGAGCTGGTGAACGGGATCAAAGGTCGTCAGGGTCGTCTCCATAGCTCCAGAGAGGACGTTATCAAACAGACCATTGAGCGAGAGCGGGCGCAATTTGAGGGGGTGGGGTTTG agATCCCAGACATAATCAATGCAAAGCATCTGAAAACATTCAG AGAGTGGACTGGAGATCTGAAGAAACTCCCAAACATTAAACTTCGAAAGTTTTCCAACAAAGGTGTGATTACACAGAACGataaagaagaggaggaggaggaggattgtggtgatgatgataatgaggAAGATGTGGTGGAGCATGAAGAGGATCTGAATGATGAACTGCTGGAAGACTCTAATTAA